One region of Carassius carassius chromosome 41, fCarCar2.1, whole genome shotgun sequence genomic DNA includes:
- the LOC132122859 gene encoding protein FAM222B-like: MLACLPVSNPSLQLLSHTQMNTGLQKWDTTQRMRSAHYPTPAELDAYAKKVANNPLTIKIFPNSVKVPQRKHIRRTVNGLDTSSQRYSPYPPQVNTRTGLLAIVKVPVKGILKDIEGGRARFLPKLIMNPHSGLYANPSTLNVPHTVPHLQTPLGQKSLAHSQTLQQKSSLRPQQSLAHQEALHQSQSHQPPVPHHALNHQQTLMQQQPQLPGPQGLRHLPDMAQSVNLQHSQGFSQSQPMPQASCAGPPAPSILQPPLAGLQMPHKLPDADAPPNVTVSTSTIPLSMAASLHQNRPSDLSSIVNQINQFCQARAGMGSTSMCEGQIANPSPISRNQLINASSRVCTHPSVGPPPSCVFGNSDKGGPAPTLALPNIAAMNRMPLYHSDMKQQQQSQQQRQQGTWGQHQLAHLQHLPEGAAHQGKNLPRDGLVGPGFLTKNMGYPQEVCMSQPFNLKSSTDKPTPSPPVSGMPMSYSNSHYMQPPWNNILPTPNSDSSGSQDLVGPFHGGLSGASIDCTPGAQYRTGAAISSQTNLIQTMEYMGGDFQAPCFRAQNPGTMAKMHRASVSRATDSGESRNVHIHHPGYR, from the exons ATGCTGGCCTGTCTGCCGGTATCAAACCCCTCTCTCCAGCTTCTCTCGCATACGCAGATGAACACTGGACTCCAGAAAT GGGACACTACACAGAGGATGAGATCAGCACACTATCCTACCCCAGCGGAATTGGATGCCTATGCTAAGAAAGTTGCCAATAATCCACTGACAATAAAAATCTTCCCCAATAGTGTGAAAGTACCTCAGAGGAAGCATATTCGCCGTACTGTCAACGGTCTTGACACCTCCAGCCAGCGCTACAGCCCTTACCCACCTCAGGTCAACACCCGGACGGGCCTCTTGGCCATCGTCAAAGTCCCCGTCAAAGGGATCCTCAAGGACATCGAAGGCGGCCGAGCCCGGTTTCTCCCTAAGCTCATCATGAACCCACACAGTGGGCTTTACGCCAATCCCAGCACTTTAAATGTTCCTCACACTGTTCCACACCTTCAGACTCCTTTAGGCCAGAAGAGTCTCGCTCATTCTCAGACCTTGCAGCAGAAGAGCAGTTTACGACCACAGCAGAGCCTGGCCCACCAGGAGGCTTTACATCAGAGCCAGTCTCACCAACCGCCAGTACCGCACCACGCCCTAAACCACCAACAGACTCTCATGCAGCAGCAGCCACAATTGCCTGGTCCGCAAGGACTCCGGCATCTGCCTGATATGGCACAGTCGGTGAACCTGCAGCACTCCCAGGGTTTCTCTCAATCCCAGCCCATGCCACAGGCTTCTTGCGCTGGCCCTCCGGCCCCCAGCATCTTACAGCCCCCCCTGGCAGGCTTACAGATGCCACACAAGCTGCCCGATGCCGACGCCCCTCCCAATGTGACTGTGTCTACCTCAACCATCCCGCTGTCCATGGCTGCTAGCTTACACCAGAACCGGCCTAGTGACCTGAGCAGCATCGTCAATCAGATCAACCAGTTCTGCCAGGCTCGGGCTGGCATGGGCTCTACCTCCATGTGCGAAGGACAGATCGCCAACCCCAGTCCCATCAGCCGCAACCAACTCATCAATGCAAGCTCTCGGGTGTGCACCCATCCCAGTGTGGGTCCTCCGCCTTCTTGCGTCTTTGGTAACTCTGACAAAGGTGGTCCTGCTCCCACTCTGGCACTGCCCAACATCGCTGCCATGAACAGGATGCCTCTTTACCACAGTGATatgaagcagcagcagcaatccCAGCAACAACGGCAGCAGGGCACTTGGGGGCAACACCAGTTGGCGCACCTTCAGCACCTTCCGGAGGGAGCGGCTCACCAGGGCAAGAATCTCCCCAGAGACGGACTAGTTGGACCAGGATTTCTCACTAAGAATATGGGCTACCCGCAGGAGGTGTGCATGTCACAGCCCTTCAACTTGAAGTCCTCTACTGATAAACCAACTCCATCTCCTCCGGTCAGCGGGATGCCCATGAGTTACAGTAACAGCCACTACATGCAACCACCCTGGAACAACATCCTGCCCACGCCAAACAGTGATAGCTCAGGGTCTCAAGACCTGGTGGGCCCGTTCCACGGGGGCCTCTCAGGGGCCTCCATAGACTGCACCCCCGGAGCACAGTATAGGACCGGGGCAGCCATTTCCAGCCAGACAAACCTGATACAGACCATGGAGTATATGGGTGGCGACTTCCAGGCGCCCTGCTTCCGAGCACAGAATCCTGGCACAATGGCAAAGATGCACAGAGCCTCCGTGAGCAGGGCCACAGATTCAGGTGAAAGTAGAAATGTGCACATCCACCACCCAGGGTACAGATGA